From the genome of Thermodesulfovibrionales bacterium:
TCTTCCGGTACTGGCCTGACGCCTTCCGCAGAGCATGAGTCTCCGCACGAGCCTGTTTTCTCGCACCACGTTCGATCGTTTCCTTAAGCAGTTTGGCGATATTGCTCATCACATTCTCCTCTTTGTGTGGATTTTGACTCGGTTGTCACTCTCCTGCCCTCATGACGCAACGTGCTACCGTGGAAGCCGTTTTGGATTGCCTCCCTGGAATCGCCGTCACACAATTTATTGAACTCATTTCTTACAGAGGATATCGTCTCTTACGATTTCTGCGACGCAGAACCAGAAATGTGAGACTTCGTCACAGGCTTTTGCCATCACCTTTCTCCCTGAACAAAATGAATAATGAAGATACCACAAATTCTTGTCCTTGGCAACACCGGATTGTTTTGGGGTAATCACCATGGCGGTGAGGACGAAAATTATCTGTATGGTTATAATAATATGTCATGGAGCAGAAAGACTACTATAAAATGCTTGGAGTCAGCGAAGATGCCTCTTCCGAGGAAATAAAGAGCACCTACCGGAAGTCAGCCTTTCAATACCACCCGGACAAGAATCCTGGCAAAGAAGAAATGATGAAAGAGATTAATGAAGCGTATGCTGTCCTCTCAGACGAACGAAAGCGAAGGGAGTATGATTTCTACAGACAGAGTTATGGATTCTCCGCAAGGGACAAATTCAGACAAACCTATACCGACCAGGATATCTTCAAGGATTCTGACATTAATCAGGTCTTTGCAGAGCTGAGCAGGGCATTTGGTTTTAACAGGCCAGAGGACATTTTCGGCCGCAGCTCTTTCTATGGGAATCAATTCAGAACCTTCCAGTTCAAAGGGCCCGGATTCGCCGGGAAGGGTTTTTTCTTTCTTGGGCCGATGTCAGAGATGTACCGGGACATGTTAAGGGCCTCCCAGCATGAAACAGACGGAGCCCCGGCCCGTCGGCCTTCGCTTTTTTCTAGAATATTCCTCATGGGAATAAAGGCGCTGCAGAATCATATGGCCAAGAAATACGGATTGGAATTACCGGAAAGGGGCAAGGACATTGAAGATGAAATTACAATCCCCTCTGAGGTTGCCTCAGCTGGCGGCAAGCTGCGCTATCACTATGCCAGGCACGAAAATGCCCGTGATCTGATGATCAAGATACCGCCAGGGATAAAGGAAGGCCAGAAGATAAAATTAAGGGGCATGGGCATGGTTGGAAGGCGAGGTGGAGAGACCGGCGATCTTTATCTCAAAGCGAAACTTCATACCCCGTGGCTCGAGAAGATAAAAGAGTTTGTTGGAAAATAATGCCTCGGGAGGGCCTCAAAAGGCATAGGGTTCCCGCAGGACAAAGGCAGCTTGCCGTCCATTGTGCGGCAGCCCGTGAAAGTCGGCCAGCGAGAAGGCAAGGTGTACCTGGAAGTGCACAATGACGAATTAGAAAAAGATTCGGATTATCTTGAAACGGCCCAGATGCTGGTGGCGAAAGAAGGGCTCCTCAAGAGCGTGAGTACGAAAAAGCTTTTTCTTGCGATCAAGGAAAAACGGGGCATGCCGGTGGACATTTCCGATTATTGATCACGAAGAAGTCCGTTCCAAGGCTGATTCTCCCTGGGACAAGCCCGAAGAACTGAAGTTTAATTCGACATGAAGTCTCCAAACGGTCAGTTCAGAGCGGGCGCCAAGTTACGAGCGATGACTGTTACCCCGCCAAAATAGTACTGAAGGGATCACGAGACTCGCAATCAATGCATCGGCTGAGACGGTCTTATGGACATGGGTCATCTGCTCAAATGCACTGCGCCTGAACGTGAGCGCACCTGATCCCTATCTCTTCTTCTTCATCGGCTGCTCGCAACAGATGAGATGGGCGCCTTCTGCGCAGCAACAAGCATTGTCAACGGTGACTGCGAGGCCGCAGACGTCGCAACTGTATCTGCTTCCTTCCGTCACGCGCGTTGTTTTCTTTACAGCCTTTTTGACTGCCGTCTTCCTTGATACAGCCTTCACTCCTGCTTTCCTGGGAGATGCCTTCCCTGATGTCTTCACTCTTGCCATGTCCTTCCCCTTCCTGCTCTAAGCTCTTTAGCCCAAGGGCTATCTTTAATATAAGTATAGCGGAAAATTGCTGTCTCTTCCATCCTCAGAAAATTTTCTTCAACCTTCGGTCGGTCCATCTATACTGAGGGCATCCGAACAGCGAGGGAGGAATATGCTCTTCTTCTATTGCAAAGATTGATCAATCCACCTTATACTCTAGAAGGGAATGAGCAAGGACCATAGACACTTCAGGCGGTACAAGACAAGGCATCCTGCCAAAATATCCCTTCCTGACAGAGACCTCGATGCTGAAATCGTCGATTATTCTTTGGGCGGCGTAGGCATTGTCTACGGAGATGGCCTTCAGCTCCAGGAAGGGGACATTCTGCGGATTGGAAGTGATCTCCTTGACCTGGACGCGAGGTGCGCAGTCGAGTGGTGGTCCCAAAGCACCGGTGAAATCCGTGCCGGCCTCAGGAAGATTGATCCCCTCAGGGGTTCGCTAAGACATTACCTTCTTCCCGATATCTTCATCGGTCTTCAGAGATCGCTGAAAACGGGG
Proteins encoded in this window:
- a CDS encoding DnaJ domain-containing protein; the encoded protein is MEQKDYYKMLGVSEDASSEEIKSTYRKSAFQYHPDKNPGKEEMMKEINEAYAVLSDERKRREYDFYRQSYGFSARDKFRQTYTDQDIFKDSDINQVFAELSRAFGFNRPEDIFGRSSFYGNQFRTFQFKGPGFAGKGFFFLGPMSEMYRDMLRASQHETDGAPARRPSLFSRIFLMGIKALQNHMAKKYGLELPERGKDIEDEITIPSEVASAGGKLRYHYARHENARDLMIKIPPGIKEGQKIKLRGMGMVGRRGGETGDLYLKAKLHTPWLEKIKEFVGK